The Arthrobacter oryzae DNA window AGTGTCGGATCCGCCGCGGCCCAGGGTAGTGATCTCGTTGGTGGTGCGGCTCATGCCCTGGAAGCCGGCCACAATCGCGATGTGTCCCTTGTCCAGGGCGGTACGGATCCGGTGGGGATCGACGTCGATGATGCGCGCTTTGCCGTGGATGCCGTCGGTGATCATGCCGGCCTGCGAGCCCGTGAAGGACTGGGCCGAGGCGCCCAGCTTGTTGATGGCCATGGCTACCAGGGCCATGGAGATGCGCTCCCCGGCGGAGAGAAGCATGTCCATTTCACGCGCGGGGGCCGAATCGGTGACCTGCGCGGCTAGGTCCAGAAGCTCGTCGGTGGTGTCACCCATGGCGGAGACCACAACAACTACCTCGTTGCCGGCCCGCTGGGCGTCCACGACGCGTTTGGCAACGCGTTTGATGCCGTCCGCGTCGGAAACCGAGGAGCCGCCGAACTTCTGCACAATGAGCTGCTTGGTGGGGGCGGCAGCCACGGGCAGCACATGCGGCTGGTTCTCGGTTTTCACTTCGGTAGTGGGCATACTCATGCGCGCACCCTCACTGCATCAAATCGGGGTTCCGGGGCCAGGCGACCAAAACGGCGCGACGGCGTAACTGATGTGCCAAGTTTATCGCCGGGAACCGCGCGGCGCTGAATTGTGACCGCATGGTGGCCTCCCGTCAGCCATCCCCCTCAGCCGTCTCCGGCGGGAATCCGTGTGTTCCGGTTCAGCTGAGCGCGTTGCGTCGGCCTTCGAAGGCGCGCCCCAGAGTGACCTCGTCCGCGTATTCCAGGTCACCGCCGACCGGCAGGCCGGAGGCGAGCCTGGTCACGGTGATGCCGATGGATTTCAGCATTCTGGCAAGGTAAGTTGCCGTGGCCTCGCCCTCAAGGTTGGGGTCAGTGGCGATGATGATTTCCTGGATGGCGCCGTCGTTCAGCCGGGTAAGGAGCTCCCTGATCCGCAGCTGTTCCGGGCCGACGCCGGCGATCGGGTTAATCGCGCCTCCCAGGACGTGGTAGCGGCCACGGAAGGAACGGGTGCGCTCAACGGCCAGGACGTCCTTGGACTCTTCCACCACGCAGATCACCGAGGGGTCCCGGCGGGGGTCACGACAGATGTTGCACAGCTCCTGCTCCGTGACGTTGCCGCAGACCGTACAGAATTTCACGCGTTCCTTGACGGTGGTGATGGCGTCCACGAGCCGCTTCATGTCCTGAGGGTCCGCCTCGAGGATATGGAATGCCAGCCGCTGGGCGGACTTGGGCCCCACGCCGGGAAGGCGGCCAAGTTCGTCGATCAGCTCTTGAACTGCACCTTCGTACACAATGTCCTCGTTCGTTTGACTCGTTTTTTGAATCGATAATGGGCTGGCGTGGCGGCCCGGGCATGCCGATTCCCTGCAGGCAATGCGGCCGGGGCCAAGCCGCCGGGTGGGAGTCCCGTTGGAGGGTGCCCAGACCTCCGGCGGCGCGGACTAGAAGCGCGGCGGGATCGGGCTGCCGTCCAGGGACCGCTCCTCCACCAGCTTTCCGCCCAGAATACGCTCGACGGCGGCGCGTCCAAAGACGCCCGATTCTTCAATCGTTTCGTCGTCCGGGCTCGGCGTGTCCTGGACGTAGGTCTTGACGGCCTCCGCCTGGCGGGCAGGGGCCTTGGCCCTGCCGGCTTCGGCCTCCGGGCTGTTGGATAGCCGCTGGTAGAGGCTTTGCTTGACGGCCGCGCCCGGAGCCGCTGTCGGAGCCGGAGTGGACTGGGCGGGCGCAGTCTGGGCTGGCGGGGACGCGTAAGCCGCCGGTGCCGACTCGATGCTCCTGACGTCCGGGCCGGCCATTGCCGGTGACGGGTCGGTTGCCGTGGCGGGAACATACTGCGCGGAGGCAGCCCAGCCTGCTCCGGAGGAGCTGCCCGCACCGACCAGTGCACCCACCGGCTGCCGGACTTCCGCCGGGCGCAAGGTTTCGCCGGAGCCGAGGGTGGACGCTTCTTCCGGGGTCTCGACTGGCCGGGGCAGCTGGGCCGCCGCCGGCTCGTAGTGCGGCGTGGGAGGCTCCGGAACAACGGGCAGGCCCGCACGGTCCGGGTCTTCCACGGACTTTCCAACGTTCGACTCGGCGCCCACGGTCCAGACGCCCGGCGCTTCTTCCTTGGCACGGGACCACGGATCGTCGCTGGAAGTACCGCCTGCTACGCGTGAAGAGTTGGCGGATGGCGGCGTCGGGTCCGGCTGCTCGCCTGATCCACGGTTTTCCGATGCCGGGCGTGACTGTTCCGGACGTGCCTGCGTCGGGACGGATTGCCTCGGAGCGGACGGCGTCCAGTCCATGGGAGGCTCTTCGTCCAACGGGGGAGCATCTTCGTCAAGGGGCGGGCCCCAGTCGTCCTCGGGGTAGCTGTACGAACCGGAAGCGGTCTCTTCCGGCTGCGACGCCGGGGCAACTGGAACCGCGGGCTCACGCTGCGCGTCCGCGCCGACAGAGCTGGCAGAGCCGACAGAAGCGGAAGAGCCGACAGAACCGGAAGAGCGGCCAGAACTGGCAGAGTCGGCGGCGGGGTCAGGCGTCGGGCCGGGGGCAAGACCCCAGGCAACGTCGGCGGACGTCGCCGGAGTTTCCGGCTTAGCGGGTGCTTTTGGGTTTGGCTCAGAGCTCGCTGTGCTGCCGGCGCTGCTGGGCACTGCATGGACGCCGCCGGACACCGCATTGATCTGGCAGTCGATGCCAACGGTCTTGTGGATTGCCTGGCGAAGATTCTCGGAGTGGTCGGCCCGGCCGAAGGCGCCGGCCAGCCCGGACGTTGTGAAGACCAGAGTGAGCATCTGGCCGTCGAACTGGCCCACCTGGGCGTTCGGTTCGACAAGCGCCCAGGTGCTGCGCTTGATCTTGCTCAGGGTCTGCAGGATGTCAGCCCAGGCGCGGCGCAGGACCTCCACGTCACCCCCGGGACCGTGGGCCGGAACGTGGCTCTCAGCCGCGGGCTGCCTTGCTTCGGACTTCATGGGTGCCCGCTCGGCAGCCACCGGTTCGGCCACTGCGGCGGGTGCAGCAGGTGCCGGTGCCGCAGCTGGAACCGGCGCCGCAGCTGCAGGTGCTGGCGGAGCGGCAGGACGGGAAGGCGCTTGACCGGACGGGACCCGATTCGCAGCCGGCTGTTCGTCGACCGGCCAGTCCGCTGTGGAAACGCGCGGGGGAGTGAGGGATTCCCGTGCGGGCGCTTCACTGCGTGCGGCGGCTGGTTCAGCCGCCGGCCCGGCCGCGGGAGCCTGCTCCGGTGACGGTGCCTGAATCGGTGCGGAGGTTGGCGCAGCAGGCGCAGGCGCCGGCGCGGACACCGGCGCAGCAGCGGGCGCGGGAGCGGACACGGGCGCAGCGGCAGGCGCGGACACCGGCGTTGCGGCGGGTGCCGCCGAAGCAGCGACGGGTGCTCCGACGTCGTTCCCTCCGTAGTTCAGGCGGCGCTCCACGCGGTCGATCCGGGCAGCGATCCCGCGCTCGGTCTGTTCTGAAGTCGGGAGGAGGATGCGGGCGCACAGCAGCTCCAGGTGGAGCCGCGGCGACGTGGCACCGGTCATCTCAGTGAGGGCGGTGTTGGTCACGTCGGCAGCCCGGGACAGTTCGGCCGCGCCAAGGTTGTGGGCCTGATTCTGAAGCCGGGCTATCTGGTCCGCCGGCATCCCGCGGAGGATCGACTGGGCGCTCTCCGGCATGGCCTGGACAATGATGAGGTCGCGGAAGCGCTCCAGGAGATCCTCCACGAAGCGCCGCGGATCGTGGCCGGTCTGGATCACGCGGTCCACGGCCCGGAACACCGTGGCGGCGTCCGCGGCTGCAACTGCTTCGACGACGTCGTCCAGGAGGGACGCGTGGGTGTAGCCCAGCAACGCGACCGCGAGCTCGTAGTCCAGCCCGGTGGGGCCGGCCCCTGCCATCAGCTGGTCCAGGACGGAGAGCGAGTCGCGCACCGACCCGCCGCCTGCCCTGATGACCAAGGACAGCACGCCGGGCGCCACGGGAACGTTTTCCTGGTTGCAGAGCAGCTCAAGGTAGGCCATGAGGGGTTCGGGCGGGACCAGCCGGAACGGGTAGTGGTGGGTCCGCGAACGGATGGTTCCGATCACTTTGTCCGGCTCCGTGGTGGCGAAGATGAACTTGATGTGCTCCGGCGGCTCTTCCACGATCTTGAGCAGGGCGTTGAAGCCGGCCGAGGTGACCATGTGGGCTTCGTCGATAATGAAGATTTTGTAGCGGTCCCGGACTGGCGCGTAGGTGGCGCGTTCGCGGAGGTCGCGGGCATCGTCCACGCCACCGTGGCTCGCGGCGTCGATCTCGATCACGTCGAGTGATCCGGAGCCCCCGCGTGCCAACTCGATGCAGCTGGGGCACTTGCCGCAGGGGGTATCAGTGGGACCCTCGGCGCAGTTGAGGCAACGGGCCAGGATGCGGGCCGAGGTGGTCTTTCCGCAGCCGCGCGGACCGGAAAACAGGTAGGCGTGATTGACGCGGTTCTTTCGCAGCGCCGTCATCAGCGGATCGGTGACGTGTTCCTGCCCGATAACGTCAGCAAAGGAGTCTGGACGGTATCTGCGGTAAAGGGCGGTTGTAACACTCACAGAGAAAACCCTACCAATCCGGGCTGACAATCAGACCCTCGCGGGCGGCCGCCCTGTTCGGGAATAGTAAAGACCCCCCATGCACCCGCCAGAGCCCGTCTACCCTTGCTACCTTCCGGTCCTGGGGGAGTTCAACAGGATGACGCCACATGAGGGGCCGTCAATGAGTTTACCCGATGATTTCGTGTGCCCCGAATCGGCTGACCGCGGCTCATTCCGGCGGCCCCGGCTAGGTTTCGCGGCCGCCCCGCGCCGTGGCCGGACGGTGTCCGTTGACCGCCCAGCTCATCAGTGCGGGCTCCTCGTAGGGGTGGGCGGTGCGAAGGGCTGCCACAACGGCGTCGAGCACGTCTTCCGTGACGACGCACTCGATCCTTACCTCCGGCACGTGTTCGCTGCGGTCCTGGGAACCGAGAAACGGCTGGGATCCGGCGAGGGGTGTGAACCGTCCGGTGCCGGGGGTGGTGAAGGCGCAGTGCGAATAGTTGCCGATCCGTCCGGCGCCCGCATCGCCGACAGCGGCGAGGACAGCCTCCGCGTGGTCTGCGGGAACGTACGTCACCAGGGCATGCAGTTGGGTCATGAGGCCCATCTTTCCAGCAGTTTGCCGGAAGCGGATACCGGCACAAGTCGGTAACGGTCCGCCGATATTCGGCCAGGAACCCTTGCTTATCACTGCCCCAGGGCGGACGATGGATATGTACACCGATTGGGGCAATCTCAAGTTGAGCTCAAGGTTGTGAGCTGCAGGGCCTGGCGCGAGGGCCGGACCCGGCAGCTCAACGGTGTTCCGGCGGAGTGGGCGCATTGGGGGCGTCCATTTTGACGTTAACGGGCCTTTTGAAGCGCTGGTCCGGGCACTGCACAGCATGCCGTCGTAATGTCCCGCGGTGCCCAATTGGGTGATGCCGGAAAGTTCAGGTAGTCTAGTATCTGCTTTTGATTCAGAAGCTACTGGAGAATTCGCCTAGCGGCCTATGGCGCACGCCTGGAACGCGTGTTGGGTTAACGCCCTCGGGGGTTCAAATCCCCCATTCTCCGCGGTTCGGCCCCGGTCCTCGGACCGGGGCCTTTTTGCGTTCCGTCCACTATGCAGCAAAACCGAGGCGCCGCAGCCGGCGTCGTGCTGCCTGCTCACTCGGCCCGATCCTGTGTCCGCGTTTTGCCCCGCCAAGGGCCAACTGGACGACGGCGAGAGTCACCTTGGTGCCGAACCTCACCGGCAGCGGCAGGGGGCCCAGCCGGGCTGTCCGGAGCCCCAGCAACTCCCGGTATTTCGGGTCGAGGCTGGCGACAGCGGCGGCAAACAGCATCCGGTATCCGGGGCGCAGCGAAGGATGCAGCGGCGGGTTGCGGATGAAGGCCACAATCTCAGCCACCCGCTCATCGGAGCGGAGGTCGCCGTCGTCGTACCAGCTGTCCAGCTGCCGCCTCATTTCCGCCTCGCTCAGCGGGGGCGAATCAACCCCCATCAGCGTTCCCGCGTGCGCCCACTCCCGGACGTACGCATCCGGACCGCCGGGGATGGGCCGTCCCCAGATCTTGTGGGCGGAGAGGAATGCGTCAGTGAAGGCGATGTGGACCCAGCGGAGGAGTTCGGGGTCGTTGGCTGCATAGCTCCTGGTGATTCCGTGGGCGTCCACGTAGTCCCCCCGTACCGCTTCGTGCAGCCGCAGCACCCAGCCGGAGGCTTCATGCGCCGCGGAGGTGGAGCCATAGGACACGGTGAAGATCCAGCGGATGGTTCCGGCTAGCCGTCCCAGGGGATCTTCGCGGAACCGTGAATGGTCGTGCACGCCGGCCAGGGCGCCCGGATGGAGCGACTGCATCAGGAGCGCGCGGATTCCCGCCACGATGGTGGTCATTGAACCGTGGACCGCCCAGACCGCGGACCCCGGAAGGTGGTAGCCGGCGTCGTCACCGTCCTCAAGCCGGGGGACCCAGGGTGGCACCGCACCCCGCGAGCCGGTGAAGGTCTGCCTGAGCTCGGCCTGCCACTCCCTGAGGACATTGCGCATGGTCCATTCTGCGCACCATAGCTGTGAGTCAGCTGGGAATTCCGGCCGGAAGTGGCGGAATTCCGCGGGAGTGCCTGGGCGGGCCGATGTTGGGGGGTTCACAGAGTCGATGGGGCTGTGGTCCCATAGGAATCGTAAGTCCGTCGAGATTGGGGTCTGGCGGGCCTATCGCAGGAGTCGCACGTGGGAAATCACTGGGGATATGGACACGACGAGCAACCAGCCAGGCCCTGCCTCGCCGCTGCACGGATTCTTGGCGTATGCGCCGTTTCAACGTTTGGTGTGATTGGGCTTAGTCTCCAAATGCCCGCGGCTGCGCCATCTGCGGTGGTTGCCGCCTCGAAGCAGGCCCCGATAGGCAATGCGGGCATTGCGCCCTGGTGGCCGGATGCCTTCGTCAAACCGCTGGGCATTGCCCCCGACGCCGTTTCGGCCAATGCCAACGCCCTGATCTCCTTCAGCCGCAGCGACATCCGGACAAGCTCCAAAAGCGGCCAGCGTGAACTCAACGTTGCCTCCGACGAACTGAGGCGGCCACCTGCCGGTTCCCTGATGTCTCCCTTGGAAGTCCTGACCGAAACTTCAGGCTTCGGGCTCCGGGTCAGCCCGCTGACCGGGACCGCGGGTGAGTTCCACTGGGGCCAGGACTTTGCGGCTGCGTGCGGCAGTCGCGTGTACGCGGCCGACGCCGGTGTGGTCAGGGCCGTGGGCTGGCACCCGTGGGGTGGCGGCAATCGTTTGGAGATCGACCATGGCAACGGGCTGATCACCACCTACAACCATTTGGAAGGGATCGCCGTCAAGAAGGGCGACTCTGTCCAGGTGGGTGAGGTCATAGCTAAAGTCGGCACCACTGGTTCGTCCACGGGGTGCCACCTGCATTTTGAAACTATCCTCAACGGCGTCCACGCCAACCCCCTGGACTGGACACTGCTGCCCACCAAGCAGCTGGATGAGCTGGGGAACATCGACATGATCAGCTACGTTCCCGGCATCGGCGCCCCCGAGGGCGATCCCACCTGGGCCATCCCCGTCTCCGCGGACAACGCGCACACGGTGTCGGGCGGCGAGGCTGAAGTTCCCGCGCCGGAAACGCCCGCCGCGACGGCCACCGGGACGTCGTCGGCTCCTGCGACGCCTTCTGCGACGTCTTCCGTGTCGGGAAGCTCGACGGCGACCCCAACTCAAACGCCTACCGGCACCGCTACGGCCACCCCGACGCCGACTCCCACGCCGCCGCCGACTCCAACGCCGACGCCGACTCCAACCCAGACCGGGCAGTCCACTGAGCCGGCGTCGCCGACGGAGAGCGTCACCGCGGAACCCACGGCTGAGCCCACCGCGGAACCCACGTGGGAACCTTCCCCGGAACCGACTACGGAACCCACGGCTGAGCCCACCGCAGAGCCTTCGTTCACAGCCACCGCTGAGCCCACCGCGGAACCTTCGTTCACAGCCACCGCTGAGCCCACCGCGGAACCCGCGTGGGAACCTTCCCCGGAACCGACTACGGAACCCACGGCCGAGCCGACGCCAACAGAAACACCCACCCCCGGGCCATAAGGGCATTCGGTTTACCACCGCGTTCCTCCTCCCGAAGGACCGCGCCGGAATTCACAGGGCGCCAACCCATACACTTGGCCGTTGTCAACGAATAGCAGCCATGACCAGTTTCTTAAGGAAGCCCTCCGTGAATTCGATCCACTCCATTCCGCTGACCCTCAATGACGGAACCGAAACCGATTTTGGCCGCTTCAAGGGAAACGTGGTGATGGTGGTCAACGTGGCCTCCCAGTGTGGCTTCACGCCGCAGTACGCCGGCCTTGAATTGCTGTACGGCAAGTTCAAGGACCAAGGATTCGAGATCCTGGGCGTGCCGTGCAACCAGTTCGCCGGACAGGAACCGGGTGGCGACGACGAAATCGCCGAATTCTGCGAACGCAATTTCGGCGTGACATTCCCGCTGGCCGCAAAGGCTGATGTGCGCGGCAGGAACCAGCACCCGCTGTACGCAGAACTCACCAAATTCAAGAACGGGCTTCTCCCCGGGATGGTGAAGTGGAACTTTGAAAAGTTCCTGGTCAACCGCGACGGGTTTGTGGTGGCCCGCTTTGCGCCCACGGTGGAGCCGGATTCGCCGGAGGTCATCGCCGCCATCGAGGATGCCCTCGCCTGACGACAGTGCGTGAGACGACACCGCTATGACGGCGGGCACTAGGGCCCAACGGCCCATGTTCCTCAGCATGCTTACCGCCTAGACTGGCCGGACCCTCCAATCTGTCCAGCAAGGCCGCGGCTTCGCCCGCTGCACCACTGCGGGACGGCGCGGCCGGTCCATGCCTGCCTCGGAGGGCGCATCAGTACTTCATGAATCACACGGGACATCCTTGCGGTGCCCGTGAAACCAGGAGGAAAGAGATGACAGGGAACAAAGCCGTTGCCTACAAAGGACCGGGCAAGGTCGAACTGATCGACATCGACTATCCCAGCTTCGAACTCAAGGACGGACCGGGCGTCAACCCCGCCAATGTGGGCCGCTCCGTGCGCCATGGCGTGATCCTCAAGACCGTTGCCACCAACATCTGCGGCTCCGACCAGCACATGGTTCGCGGCCGCACCACTGCTCCGCCGGACCTCGTCCTGGGGCACGAAATCACCGGTGAAGTAGTGGAAATCGGCCCGGACGTTGAGTTCATCAAGGTGGGGGACATCTGCTCCGTTCCGTTCAACATCGCCTGCGGGCGCTGCCGCAACTGCAAGGAACGCAAGACCGGCATCTGCCTCAACGTCAATCCGGACCGGCCGGGAAGCGCCTACGGGTACGTCGACATGGGCGGCTGGGTGGGCGGCCAGGCCAACTACGTCCTGGTGCCCTACGCGGACTGGAACCTGCTGAAGTTCCCGGACAAGGACCGGGCCATGGAGAAGATCCTCGACCTGGCCATGCTTTCGGACATCTTCCCCACGGGATTCCATGGCGCCGTCAGTGCCGGGGTCGGCGTCGGCTCCACCGTCTACATCGCCGGTGCCGGCCCGGTCGGCCTGGCCGCGGCCACAAGCGCCCACTTGCTGGGCGCCGCCGTCGTAATCGTCGGTGACTTGAACGAGGACCGGCTCGCGCGGGCGCGCAGCTTTGGCTGCGAAACGGTGGACCTCACCAAAGGGGGCCCGGCGGAGCAGATCGAGCAGATCCTTGGCGTACCGGAAGTGGACTGCGGCGTGGACGCGGTGGGCTTCGAGGCACGCGGTCACGGACACGGCAAGGACGCCGAGGAAGCTCCGGCCACCGTGCTGAACTCGCTGATGGACATCACCGCCGCCGGCGGTGCACTGGGCATCCCGGGGCTGTACGTCACGGGTGATCCGGGCGGCATTGACGAGGCAGCCAAGAAGGGTTCCCTGAGCCTGAGCCTGGGTACCGGATGGGCCAAGTCGCTGAGCTTCACCACAGGCCAGTGCCCGGTGATGAAGTACAACCGCCAGTTGATGATGGCCATCCTGAACGACAAGGTGAACATCGCCAAGAACGTGAACGCTAAGGCCATTTCACTGGAGGACGCTCCCAAGGGCTACGCCGAGTTCGACGCCGGCGCCGCCACGAAGTACGTCCTCAACCCGAACGGCTACCTGAGCTAAGCCGCCGAAGAGCTGAGTAACTACGTGCCGGCGGACACGTACCCTCTGGGGTGTGTGTCCGCCGGACTACTCGTTATTTCCATATTTTCAAACATGCCTACTGGAGTTTGCACATTGTTGGCCGAATGTCTGATTGGATAGACCTTACTGAGAGGGACACTGGAGGCGCCGCTTCCAACCAACCACGAAGGCAGTAATGGAGCTCATCGAGGCCGAACACCCCCGGCCGCGTCATTTTCTACTCCACCTGAGCGACCCCCACCTGTTGGGGGGTCCGGATCATCTGTATGGCACAGTAGACAGCGAAGCCCGCCTGAAACAGCTGTTTGAGGAAGTCAAAGCCTCAGGGGCCCGTCCGGAAGCCGTGATTTTCACCGGCGACCTGGCTGACCAGGGCGAACCCGAGGCGTATGTAAAGTTGAGGGCCATCGTTGAACCCGCCTGCAAGGCGATGAACGCGCAGGTCATCTGGGCCATGGGAAACCACGACGACCGTGGGAACTTCCGCGCCGGCCTGCTCGACCAGCCCGGGAACGATTCACCGCTGGACCACAGCTACTTCGTCAACGGACTGCGGGTGATCACCCTGGACACCTCGGTGCCGGGGTTCCACCATGGTGAACTCAGCGAGGAGCAGTTGGAATGGCTCGCCGCAGAACTCGCCACCCCTGCGCCGGACGGCACCATCCTGGCGCTGCACCACCCACCGGTCCCCTCCATCCTGGACCTTGCCGTCCTTGTGGAGCTCCGCGGCCAGCCGGCCCTTGCAGCGGTCCTGCGCAACTCGGACGTCCGCACCATCCTGGCCGGCCACCTGCACTACTCCACCACCGCCACCTTCGCAGGCATTCCGGTGTCGGTGGCCTCTGCCACCTGCTACACCCAGGACCTGAACGTACCCGTGGGCGGCACGCGCCCGCACGACGGCGGCCAGGCCTTCAACCTTGTGCACGTGTATGAACACACGATTGTGCATTCCGTGGTGCCTGTCGGCAGCGCGGCAGCCGTGGGCGAGGTTGTGAGCGCGGCGGAAACCCAGCGGCGCCTGGCGGCCGCGGGCGTCCGCATTCCCCGCCAGGCGAAGACACAGGGACACCCGCCCACCCAGAGCATCCCCATGGTCAGCATGGGTTCCGGACGCTGAGTTTCTACTTTTCCCAGGGCGCCTTGATGGGGTAGTACTTCTCCAGGAAGTCCGTCACCAGTTCGGCACGTTCGTCGGCTTCCACTTCGGGGAAGCTGCCGTCGTTCAGGCAGAAGAAGTCCATGTTGCGCTTGGACAGCAGCTTGGGCAGGTAATTGAGGCCAGACCGCATCGTCGTGTCGATGTACCTGACCTTCGCTGCGGTCTGGGTGACCGCCCGCCCGGTCAGCAGGGCGTAGTAGTGGTAAAAGGAGTTCGTGACGGAGATATTGTCCGCGGCACGGAACCGGCTTGCCGCGGTCTTGGCGAATTCCTGCGGGAATTCCTGCTCCATGGTGGCCACCACGCTCCGCCGCAACGGGGCAGCCGTGTGCTCCAGGTGGCGGGTGGTGATCCGGCCGAACCGGTCCCACAGGAGTTTCCGGTTCACCCTGGCAGCGTTCTCGAAGCCGCTGCGCTCTGCGTCGTTGTCGCCCAGCCCGATGCGGGTTTCCGCCTCAATGAACTTGGTGACGCCGCCCGGGGTGAAGAACATGTCCGGTCCCACCGCGCGGCCGAAGAACATGTCGTCGTTGGAGTACAGGAAGTGCTCCGAGAGCCCCTCAATGTGGTGCAGCTGGCACTCGACGGCCTGTGAATTGTGCGTGGGCAGCACGGACGGGTCCGCGAAAAATTCTTCACTGCGCACAATGGTCACCGACGGGTGGTCGGCCAGCCAGGCGGGCGCCGGGGAGTCCGTGGCGATAAAGATGCGCCGCACCCACGGAGCGAACATGTAGACCGAGCGCAGGGCATACTTCAGTTCGTCGATCTGGCGGTAGCGGGCCTCGTGGTCATCGCCTTCGCCCACCACCACGCCTGCCATCCTGGCGCGCCGCGCGGCGATGTACTCCGGCGAGCTGCCGTCCACCCAGGAAAACACCATGTCGATGTCGAAGCTGATATCGCTCGCGTGGTCCGCGAACATGTTCTCGATGGTGGGCCAGGTGTGGCCGTAGCGCTCCACGGTGCCGCGCACTGCGTCGGTGGTGAGCATGGTCCGGCGGGTGAGGGAATTTTCGATCGGCAGGATCAGCTGGTTGCCTTCAAAGCTCCACAGCTCGATCTGCACGCCGGCGGAGGAGCCGAAGTCGAAACCGCCGTTGGGCTCAACGCGCGGACGGTAGAGCCGGAAGATCCGGGCCTGGCGGTTGGGGGAGAGCTCGCCGTCGGCCACCAGGACAGAGGACTTCTTCTTGGCATCCACGGTCATGGAGTAAACAGGCTCGTCACGGCACGCTTCCACCAGCGCGGCCCGGAGCTTCTTCCGGTTCTCCCAGTCCAGCGCAATGACCGGCCGGTGGTTGTTGCCGCGGACCAAGAGGTAGTCCAGGCCCGCATTCGCGAGGACATTGCGGATGAACAGCAGGTCCTCCACCATGGCCTGATAAGGCGTCCGGGTGTCATTGATTAGCGCGTAGCGCCCCCGGTGGCGGACCACGTCGGGGCGGTTCTTCAGCCGCGCAACAGCGGCGGGCGACGTAACTTCGGCGTGGCTCCGGCCGTCGTCGGAGGGCTGACCGCCGTAGTAGATCTCATCCTGAACGAGTGCGTCTGTAATGGTGTTTCTCCGAGCTTTTGTCTATAGAGGTCCTACCTGCATAATAACCCGCGCAAAAAAACCGGACTAATCCCGGACTCAGCCGGCCAGGGCGTCCCGCCAGCTGCGCAGGAACGCCGCGCCGGCGTCGT harbors:
- the recR gene encoding recombination mediator RecR, producing MYEGAVQELIDELGRLPGVGPKSAQRLAFHILEADPQDMKRLVDAITTVKERVKFCTVCGNVTEQELCNICRDPRRDPSVICVVEESKDVLAVERTRSFRGRYHVLGGAINPIAGVGPEQLRIRELLTRLNDGAIQEIIIATDPNLEGEATATYLARMLKSIGITVTRLASGLPVGGDLEYADEVTLGRAFEGRRNALS
- a CDS encoding DNA polymerase III subunit gamma and tau — encoded protein: MSVTTALYRRYRPDSFADVIGQEHVTDPLMTALRKNRVNHAYLFSGPRGCGKTTSARILARCLNCAEGPTDTPCGKCPSCIELARGGSGSLDVIEIDAASHGGVDDARDLRERATYAPVRDRYKIFIIDEAHMVTSAGFNALLKIVEEPPEHIKFIFATTEPDKVIGTIRSRTHHYPFRLVPPEPLMAYLELLCNQENVPVAPGVLSLVIRAGGGSVRDSLSVLDQLMAGAGPTGLDYELAVALLGYTHASLLDDVVEAVAAADAATVFRAVDRVIQTGHDPRRFVEDLLERFRDLIIVQAMPESAQSILRGMPADQIARLQNQAHNLGAAELSRAADVTNTALTEMTGATSPRLHLELLCARILLPTSEQTERGIAARIDRVERRLNYGGNDVGAPVAASAAPAATPVSAPAAAPVSAPAPAAAPVSAPAPAPAAPTSAPIQAPSPEQAPAAGPAAEPAAARSEAPARESLTPPRVSTADWPVDEQPAANRVPSGQAPSRPAAPPAPAAAAPVPAAAPAPAAPAAVAEPVAAERAPMKSEARQPAAESHVPAHGPGGDVEVLRRAWADILQTLSKIKRSTWALVEPNAQVGQFDGQMLTLVFTTSGLAGAFGRADHSENLRQAIHKTVGIDCQINAVSGGVHAVPSSAGSTASSEPNPKAPAKPETPATSADVAWGLAPGPTPDPAADSASSGRSSGSVGSSASVGSASSVGADAQREPAVPVAPASQPEETASGSYSYPEDDWGPPLDEDAPPLDEEPPMDWTPSAPRQSVPTQARPEQSRPASENRGSGEQPDPTPPSANSSRVAGGTSSDDPWSRAKEEAPGVWTVGAESNVGKSVEDPDRAGLPVVPEPPTPHYEPAAAQLPRPVETPEEASTLGSGETLRPAEVRQPVGALVGAGSSSGAGWAASAQYVPATATDPSPAMAGPDVRSIESAPAAYASPPAQTAPAQSTPAPTAAPGAAVKQSLYQRLSNSPEAEAGRAKAPARQAEAVKTYVQDTPSPDDETIEESGVFGRAAVERILGGKLVEERSLDGSPIPPRF
- a CDS encoding oxygenase MpaB family protein; this encodes MRNVLREWQAELRQTFTGSRGAVPPWVPRLEDGDDAGYHLPGSAVWAVHGSMTTIVAGIRALLMQSLHPGALAGVHDHSRFREDPLGRLAGTIRWIFTVSYGSTSAAHEASGWVLRLHEAVRGDYVDAHGITRSYAANDPELLRWVHIAFTDAFLSAHKIWGRPIPGGPDAYVREWAHAGTLMGVDSPPLSEAEMRRQLDSWYDDGDLRSDERVAEIVAFIRNPPLHPSLRPGYRMLFAAAVASLDPKYRELLGLRTARLGPLPLPVRFGTKVTLAVVQLALGGAKRGHRIGPSEQAARRRLRRLGFAA
- a CDS encoding peptidoglycan DD-metalloendopeptidase family protein; this encodes MPAAAPSAVVAASKQAPIGNAGIAPWWPDAFVKPLGIAPDAVSANANALISFSRSDIRTSSKSGQRELNVASDELRRPPAGSLMSPLEVLTETSGFGLRVSPLTGTAGEFHWGQDFAAACGSRVYAADAGVVRAVGWHPWGGGNRLEIDHGNGLITTYNHLEGIAVKKGDSVQVGEVIAKVGTTGSSTGCHLHFETILNGVHANPLDWTLLPTKQLDELGNIDMISYVPGIGAPEGDPTWAIPVSADNAHTVSGGEAEVPAPETPAATATGTSSAPATPSATSSVSGSSTATPTQTPTGTATATPTPTPTPPPTPTPTPTPTQTGQSTEPASPTESVTAEPTAEPTAEPTWEPSPEPTTEPTAEPTAEPSFTATAEPTAEPSFTATAEPTAEPAWEPSPEPTTEPTAEPTPTETPTPGP
- a CDS encoding glutathione peroxidase yields the protein MNSIHSIPLTLNDGTETDFGRFKGNVVMVVNVASQCGFTPQYAGLELLYGKFKDQGFEILGVPCNQFAGQEPGGDDEIAEFCERNFGVTFPLAAKADVRGRNQHPLYAELTKFKNGLLPGMVKWNFEKFLVNRDGFVVARFAPTVEPDSPEVIAAIEDALA
- the fdhA gene encoding formaldehyde dehydrogenase, glutathione-independent → MTGNKAVAYKGPGKVELIDIDYPSFELKDGPGVNPANVGRSVRHGVILKTVATNICGSDQHMVRGRTTAPPDLVLGHEITGEVVEIGPDVEFIKVGDICSVPFNIACGRCRNCKERKTGICLNVNPDRPGSAYGYVDMGGWVGGQANYVLVPYADWNLLKFPDKDRAMEKILDLAMLSDIFPTGFHGAVSAGVGVGSTVYIAGAGPVGLAAATSAHLLGAAVVIVGDLNEDRLARARSFGCETVDLTKGGPAEQIEQILGVPEVDCGVDAVGFEARGHGHGKDAEEAPATVLNSLMDITAAGGALGIPGLYVTGDPGGIDEAAKKGSLSLSLGTGWAKSLSFTTGQCPVMKYNRQLMMAILNDKVNIAKNVNAKAISLEDAPKGYAEFDAGAATKYVLNPNGYLS